The following are from one region of the bacterium genome:
- a CDS encoding homocysteine S-methyltransferase family protein, with amino-acid sequence MSNDRSRHPFLQRLADAPLLADGGMGTMLYSRGVSFERAFDALNLSERGIVLGIHQDYLRAGAQLIETNTFGGNRVRLAHHGLEGRVRDINYEGARIAREAREIIGADVFVAGAIGPLGKNLTPLGTITPRQAQEAFAEQAAALLEGGVDLFIIETISDPAEMSAAVDAIRALTDLPIVAEMTFTDEGATFTGRSPEEIGAFLNELPVDVIGANCSVGPQGMLEVIARLAPVVRKPLAAMPNAGMPRLVDGRFVYPSHPAYFAGIAGAFLAQGVRLIGGCCGTTPDHIAAMRDVLAGWRPAAAGPKSVTFVSTPPAERSAAGATARSKSRFASDLGRRFQVSVELDPPKGTNPAKIIDGARLCRAAGADAVNIGDSPMAR; translated from the coding sequence ATGTCCAACGACAGATCCCGTCATCCATTCTTGCAGCGTCTGGCCGACGCGCCGCTGCTGGCCGATGGCGGCATGGGGACGATGCTCTACAGCCGCGGGGTGTCGTTCGAACGCGCATTCGATGCGCTCAATCTCAGCGAGCGCGGCATCGTCCTGGGCATCCATCAAGACTACCTGCGCGCCGGTGCGCAACTGATCGAGACCAACACCTTCGGCGGCAATCGGGTGCGTCTGGCGCACCATGGCCTCGAGGGCCGCGTCCGCGACATCAATTACGAGGGGGCGCGCATCGCCCGCGAGGCGCGCGAAATCATCGGCGCCGATGTCTTTGTCGCCGGCGCGATCGGTCCGCTGGGCAAAAACCTCACGCCGCTGGGGACGATCACGCCGCGCCAGGCACAGGAGGCCTTCGCCGAACAGGCCGCCGCGCTGCTGGAAGGCGGCGTCGATCTGTTCATCATCGAGACCATCTCCGACCCGGCCGAGATGTCGGCCGCGGTTGACGCGATCCGCGCGCTGACCGATCTGCCGATTGTCGCCGAGATGACCTTTACTGACGAGGGCGCCACCTTCACCGGGCGCTCCCCCGAGGAGATCGGCGCTTTTCTCAATGAGCTGCCCGTCGATGTCATCGGCGCCAACTGTTCGGTCGGCCCGCAGGGAATGCTGGAGGTGATCGCGCGTCTGGCGCCGGTTGTGCGCAAGCCGCTGGCGGCGATGCCGAATGCCGGCATGCCGCGGCTGGTCGATGGCCGTTTTGTTTATCCGTCGCATCCGGCCTACTTTGCCGGAATCGCCGGGGCATTTCTGGCGCAGGGGGTGCGTTTAATCGGCGGCTGCTGCGGCACCACCCCGGACCACATCGCCGCGATGCGCGATGTCCTCGCCGGCTGGAGGCCGGCCGCCGCGGGCCCTAAATCGGTGACATTCGTCTCAACGCCGCCGGCCGAACGGTCCGCGGCGGGCGCGACCGCGCGCAGCAAGTCGCGATTCGCCTCTGACCTCGGACGCCGCTTTCAGGTGTCGGTCGAACTCGATCCGCCGAAGGGCACCAATCCGGCCAAGATCATCGACGGGGCGCGTCTTTGCCGCGCCGCCGGCGCCGATGCGGTCAACATCGGCGACTCGCCGATGGCCCG
- a CDS encoding methionine synthase codes for MLETTSVGSFPKPDYLVRARNAVSKGEASPESLRPLEEQATREWIRIQEDLGVDILVHGEMERGDMTTFFAEQLDGYGVSGLVRSYGNRYYRKPIIQERLARPHAMTVDFYRWTQSLTARPVKGMLTGPYTMCDWSFDEFYASRRDAVLALAEIVHQEVRDLEEAGARYIQIDEPAISTRPAEIDLAIEAMGIVTDGIRATTISHICYGDFARIYPRILDLPVDVLDLEFANSQFANLEIFRRPKFTRKISVGVIDVHSHRVESVREVKDAIKRALTVFDPEQVWIDPDCGLKTRTVPEAIDKLRVMVEATREVKRELGLA; via the coding sequence ATGCTTGAGACCACCAGTGTCGGATCATTCCCCAAGCCCGACTACCTTGTCCGGGCCCGCAACGCCGTCAGCAAGGGGGAGGCGTCGCCCGAATCGCTGCGCCCCCTCGAAGAACAGGCCACCCGCGAGTGGATCAGAATTCAGGAGGATCTCGGCGTCGACATCCTGGTCCACGGCGAAATGGAACGCGGCGACATGACCACGTTTTTCGCTGAGCAGTTGGACGGCTATGGCGTTTCGGGGTTGGTCCGTTCGTACGGCAACCGCTACTATCGCAAGCCCATCATTCAGGAACGCCTGGCGCGTCCCCATGCCATGACCGTCGACTTCTATCGCTGGACCCAGTCGCTCACCGCCCGGCCGGTCAAGGGGATGCTCACCGGGCCGTACACGATGTGCGACTGGTCGTTCGATGAGTTCTATGCGTCCCGCCGCGACGCCGTGCTGGCGTTGGCCGAGATCGTGCATCAGGAAGTGCGTGATCTGGAGGAGGCCGGGGCGCGCTACATCCAGATCGACGAGCCCGCCATCTCGACCCGTCCGGCCGAGATCGATTTGGCGATCGAGGCGATGGGGATTGTCACCGACGGCATCCGCGCCACCACCATCAGCCACATCTGTTACGGCGACTTCGCCCGCATCTACCCGCGCATCCTCGATCTGCCAGTCGATGTGCTCGACCTCGAATTCGCCAACTCACAGTTTGCCAACCTCGAAATCTTCCGCCGGCCGAAGTTCACCAGGAAAATCAGCGTCGGCGTCATCGATGTGCATTCGCACCGCGTTGAAAGCGTGCGTGAAGTCAAGGACGCGATCAAACGCGCCCTGACCGTCTTTGATCCCGAACAGGTCTGGATCGACCCCGACTGCGGCCTGAAGACACGCACGGTGCCCGAGGCGATCGACAAACTGCGCGTCATGGTCGAGGCGACCCGCGAAGTGAAACGGGAACTCGGGCTGGCCTGA
- the aroC gene encoding chorismate synthase produces MTMLTFRSAGESHGPQLTGILEGMPSGLRVDFDRLARDLAERQKGFGRGGRMKIEQDRCEITAGVRHGVTLGSPIAFRIENKDWANWQSAMAVTEERPAPAGEREAELSRPRTVPRPGHADLAGAQKHHWADLRNVLERASARETAVRVAAGAFAKMLLSEFGVETACHVVRIGGVALPPTTLTVAEIRARAADSEVRCIDPAVSAAMYDDIRQAAASADTLGGVIEVVIEGVAPGLGDHTQWTTKLDGQFAQALMSVHSIKAVEIGDGVAQAARRGSTVHDEIHYDPSRAPLASGFYRATNRAGGLEGGLSNGAPIVLRAYAKPISTLNKPLASVDIHTKKAAAAFVERSDICSVPAAAIVCEAMAALTLADAYLTAFGAGAMSDLRERLRIYRSRIDRFDV; encoded by the coding sequence ATGACGATGCTCACCTTTCGCAGCGCCGGTGAATCCCACGGCCCCCAGTTGACCGGCATCCTCGAAGGCATGCCCTCCGGCTTGCGTGTCGATTTCGACCGTCTGGCCCGCGATCTGGCCGAACGGCAGAAGGGATTCGGACGCGGCGGACGGATGAAGATCGAGCAGGACCGTTGCGAGATCACCGCCGGGGTCCGTCATGGGGTGACGCTCGGCTCCCCGATCGCCTTCCGCATCGAAAACAAGGATTGGGCCAACTGGCAGTCGGCGATGGCGGTGACCGAGGAGCGTCCGGCGCCCGCCGGCGAGCGCGAGGCGGAACTGTCCCGTCCGCGCACCGTGCCGCGCCCGGGGCATGCCGATCTCGCCGGAGCGCAGAAGCACCATTGGGCCGATCTGCGCAATGTCCTCGAACGCGCCTCCGCCCGCGAAACGGCCGTCCGCGTGGCCGCCGGCGCCTTCGCCAAGATGCTGCTGTCCGAGTTCGGCGTGGAGACCGCCTGCCATGTCGTGAGGATTGGCGGGGTGGCGCTGCCGCCGACGACCCTGACGGTGGCCGAGATCCGTGCACGCGCCGCCGATTCGGAAGTGCGTTGTATCGACCCCGCGGTTTCGGCGGCGATGTACGACGACATCCGTCAGGCGGCTGCCTCCGCCGACACGCTCGGCGGCGTGATCGAGGTTGTCATCGAAGGCGTGGCGCCGGGGCTGGGCGATCACACGCAGTGGACCACCAAACTCGATGGCCAATTCGCGCAGGCGTTGATGTCAGTGCACTCGATCAAGGCGGTGGAGATCGGCGATGGTGTCGCGCAGGCGGCCCGACGCGGATCGACCGTGCATGACGAGATCCACTATGATCCCTCCCGCGCGCCGCTGGCCTCCGGCTTTTACCGAGCCACCAACCGCGCCGGCGGGCTGGAGGGGGGGCTGTCCAACGGCGCCCCGATCGTCCTGCGCGCCTATGCCAAGCCGATCTCCACGCTCAATAAGCCATTGGCCTCGGTCGACATTCATACCAAGAAGGCCGCCGCCGCCTTCGTCGAGCGCTCCGACATCTGCTCGGTGCCGGCGGCGGCGATCGTCTGCGAGGCGATGGCGGCCCTGACGCTGGCCGATGCCTATCTGACCGCCTTCGGCGCCGGGGCGATGTCCGATCTGCGCGAACGCCTGCGAATCTATCGTTCCCGGATCGACCGTTTCGACGTATAA
- a CDS encoding ATP-binding protein, whose product MPAADPDYRPWPRTVRIRPIVATIGVIGLILALLFLTWATLGVRSMRQALVAETERQSLALLQSLILASQYSLATGTLVERLERETQAERARTLLEQLAPSRIDTRTLASLAATLDVDGISVWEGGKVIAAPAELSHLIAADASLQPDAWMQTDETVSLQLRDSLEQIRWHGIGFLSRGGAAALWNLPRPGSAASISGVGELIQEIGRQSGINYIVLQAPDGIVFASRPLKPLLKLAADSFLVTVLENDAPSTREIIFEGTPVVEAAAPFLSTDLPSGMFRVGLSLTAVDNAVDRLTLQFGLTALLLILFSTAVSAFVVVRRSLRALGQSYREVETLTGRVLDAIDQAVIAVDGEGRLTILNPTGERWFGVAIANIRGQRFDAVLPASFGLDEAMASARPLRDREVRCRTARGERTFVYSATALVTSQGNRVGAVAVVRDETDARAMALQVRRAERLSAMGQLAAGVAHEIRNPLNAIALASQQLKLELSGSQNASFADTIWNESKRLNTIVEDFLSLARPSSQPRKTVDLGELTGEITQMARLEADKVPVALKVSLADGCKVDGVADELRKAVWNLLRNALAATPAGGTIEVAVERVDGQVRLTIDDTGSGIAPEALARVFEPWFTTRAGGTGLGLAITHRIVQDHDGTIDLLSPVPGRERGTRALVKLPPAADNK is encoded by the coding sequence ATGCCCGCCGCCGATCCCGACTACCGCCCCTGGCCCCGCACTGTCCGCATCCGTCCGATCGTCGCCACCATCGGGGTCATCGGTCTGATCCTCGCGCTTCTGTTTCTGACCTGGGCCACCCTAGGTGTGCGAAGCATGCGCCAGGCCCTGGTCGCCGAGACCGAACGCCAGTCGCTGGCGCTTCTGCAGTCGCTGATCCTCGCCTCGCAATACTCTCTGGCCACCGGGACACTGGTCGAACGGCTTGAGCGCGAGACCCAGGCCGAACGGGCCCGCACGCTCTTGGAGCAATTGGCCCCGTCGCGCATCGACACGCGCACGCTGGCCTCGCTGGCGGCCACCCTCGATGTCGATGGCATCAGTGTCTGGGAAGGGGGGAAGGTCATTGCCGCCCCGGCGGAACTGTCGCATCTGATCGCCGCCGATGCCTCCCTGCAACCCGATGCCTGGATGCAGACCGATGAAACCGTGTCGCTGCAGCTGCGCGACAGTCTCGAGCAGATCCGCTGGCATGGGATCGGATTCCTCTCTCGTGGCGGTGCGGCGGCGCTCTGGAACCTGCCGCGTCCCGGCAGCGCCGCCTCGATTTCCGGAGTCGGTGAGCTGATTCAGGAGATCGGGCGGCAGTCAGGCATCAATTACATCGTCCTGCAAGCCCCTGATGGGATTGTCTTTGCCTCGCGTCCTTTAAAGCCACTGTTGAAGTTGGCCGCCGACAGTTTTCTGGTCACGGTGCTGGAGAACGACGCTCCCTCCACCCGCGAAATCATCTTTGAAGGCACCCCGGTGGTCGAGGCCGCCGCCCCGTTTCTCTCCACCGACCTGCCCTCCGGGATGTTCCGTGTCGGCCTGAGTCTGACCGCGGTCGACAATGCCGTCGACCGGCTGACCCTGCAATTTGGTCTCACCGCGCTCCTGTTGATTCTCTTTTCAACCGCCGTCAGCGCCTTTGTGGTCGTGCGACGGTCGTTGCGGGCGCTGGGGCAATCGTATCGGGAAGTGGAGACGCTGACCGGACGGGTTCTCGACGCCATCGATCAGGCGGTGATCGCTGTCGACGGGGAGGGACGCCTGACGATCCTCAACCCGACCGGCGAGCGTTGGTTCGGTGTGGCCATCGCCAACATCCGCGGGCAGCGGTTCGACGCTGTCCTGCCCGCCTCCTTTGGTCTGGACGAGGCGATGGCTTCGGCGCGTCCCCTGCGTGATCGGGAAGTGCGATGCCGCACCGCGCGCGGCGAACGAACGTTCGTCTACTCGGCGACCGCGCTGGTTACCAGCCAGGGGAACCGTGTCGGCGCGGTGGCGGTGGTGCGCGACGAGACCGATGCGCGGGCAATGGCCTTGCAGGTGCGCCGCGCCGAGCGTCTCTCCGCCATGGGTCAGTTGGCCGCCGGAGTCGCCCATGAGATACGCAATCCGTTAAACGCGATCGCGCTGGCCTCGCAACAGTTGAAGCTTGAGCTTTCCGGCTCGCAGAATGCCTCCTTCGCCGACACGATCTGGAATGAATCCAAGCGGTTGAACACCATCGTCGAGGACTTCCTTTCATTGGCACGGCCCTCCAGCCAGCCGCGCAAGACCGTTGACCTCGGCGAATTGACCGGCGAGATCACGCAGATGGCGCGTTTGGAGGCCGACAAGGTTCCCGTCGCGCTCAAAGTGTCGTTGGCCGACGGCTGCAAGGTTGACGGTGTGGCCGACGAACTGCGCAAGGCGGTCTGGAACCTGTTGCGCAATGCCCTGGCCGCCACGCCGGCCGGCGGCACGATTGAAGTCGCGGTTGAACGGGTCGACGGCCAGGTCCGTCTGACGATCGATGACACCGGTTCGGGTATTGCGCCCGAGGCGCTGGCGCGCGTCTTTGAACCCTGGTTCACCACCCGCGCCGGCGGCACCGGATTGGGGTTGGCGATCACGCACCGGATTGTGCAGGATCATGACGGCACCATCGATCTGCTCTCGCCGGTCCCCGGACGCGAGCGCGGCACACGGGCGCTGGTGAAACTGCCGCCGGCGGCCGACAACAAGTAA
- a CDS encoding DUF2723 domain-containing protein, translating into MSDTFASYSPSLEELHRDRERSTNAAWLLATMVFIVGLLLYVATMCRTVFWWDTGELAANAHVLGIPHRPGFPLYVLIGRVFSLSPFGDIFYRVNFLSALSAAIGLGFLAYVWHSLFVHWWRKAAWWEIVLPIAVALTTIAGTYTLWMQAARAEVYAPTLLAVCLMLALAAGADRAARRGDPQLSRWVLAAGLVAGLGLGLHNATFASTLPAFAIFFALLMRRAQTGLWLWAGALLMFLIGLSVYLYLPIRAVANPPLNWGWAASAPSPGWGGVVGIDALDDVIATRAGTFFSHALKSFALLLDELQWGIAVLTAAGIVGLWRKSRRWTILALLIIVGNVTVTALLVSDFNETNPDIHGYLLAALAMVGFLVAAGIASLIVAFSYLHLPMPTRGLRVAVATAALGSLALLGAAPLVINAPYCNLVDHRLAYDYGTEATADLQPNATVFVSDANIDFVLRGLQYCDQWRPDVRVINRDLLPAAWYRDWVFRQFPDLAAIAIPADTTRLYVDRWAIQLAQAGAPVYWEFTETSMRLIYHLIPAGHFFRVSPDSVPQVDARMIRQQEDFERQSRFFNATEAIRRDFDAQRVYVAGLYRAGIFYDTRGHYDRARELFQRALTIHSDAGERKRRGRSSGQGLSQSPPPDSVATDPAALDRMSKSQ; encoded by the coding sequence TTGTCTGACACCTTTGCGTCGTACTCGCCTTCGCTGGAAGAGCTGCACCGGGACCGCGAGCGCTCCACCAACGCGGCCTGGCTTTTGGCCACGATGGTCTTCATCGTCGGACTGCTTTTGTATGTCGCGACGATGTGCCGCACAGTGTTCTGGTGGGACACCGGCGAACTGGCCGCCAATGCCCACGTGCTCGGCATTCCGCACCGTCCGGGGTTTCCGCTGTATGTGCTGATCGGACGGGTCTTCTCGCTCTCGCCGTTCGGGGACATCTTCTATCGTGTCAATTTCCTCTCGGCGTTGTCGGCGGCGATCGGGCTGGGATTTTTGGCCTACGTCTGGCATTCGCTCTTTGTCCATTGGTGGCGCAAGGCCGCCTGGTGGGAGATTGTCCTGCCGATCGCGGTGGCATTGACCACAATTGCCGGGACCTACACGCTGTGGATGCAGGCGGCGCGTGCCGAGGTCTATGCGCCGACCCTCCTGGCAGTCTGCCTGATGCTGGCGCTGGCGGCGGGCGCCGACCGTGCCGCGCGCCGTGGCGACCCACAACTGTCCCGCTGGGTGCTGGCGGCGGGACTGGTGGCCGGATTGGGGCTGGGGTTGCACAACGCCACCTTCGCCTCCACCCTGCCGGCGTTCGCGATCTTTTTCGCGCTGCTGATGCGCCGTGCCCAGACCGGCCTTTGGCTTTGGGCGGGCGCGCTGCTCATGTTCCTTATCGGGCTTTCGGTCTACCTGTATCTGCCGATCCGTGCCGTCGCCAATCCGCCGCTCAACTGGGGCTGGGCCGCCAGCGCGCCGTCGCCGGGATGGGGCGGGGTTGTCGGCATCGATGCCCTCGATGACGTCATCGCCACACGGGCCGGAACGTTCTTCTCCCACGCGCTAAAATCCTTCGCGCTGCTGTTGGATGAGTTGCAGTGGGGAATCGCAGTCCTCACCGCCGCCGGGATTGTGGGCCTGTGGCGCAAATCGCGCCGCTGGACGATTCTGGCGCTGCTCATCATTGTTGGCAATGTCACGGTCACGGCGCTGCTGGTGAGCGATTTCAATGAGACCAATCCCGATATTCACGGCTATCTGCTGGCGGCGCTGGCGATGGTCGGCTTTCTGGTGGCGGCCGGAATCGCGTCATTGATCGTGGCGTTCAGTTATCTGCATCTGCCGATGCCGACCCGCGGGTTGCGTGTGGCGGTGGCCACCGCGGCGCTGGGCTCGCTGGCGCTGCTGGGCGCCGCGCCGCTGGTGATCAACGCGCCCTACTGCAATCTGGTGGACCACCGTCTGGCCTACGACTACGGCACCGAAGCCACCGCCGATCTGCAACCGAACGCGACGGTGTTTGTCTCCGACGCCAACATCGACTTTGTCCTGCGCGGATTGCAGTACTGCGACCAGTGGCGCCCCGATGTCCGGGTCATCAACCGTGACCTGCTGCCGGCGGCCTGGTATCGCGACTGGGTCTTTCGTCAGTTTCCCGATCTGGCGGCCATCGCGATCCCGGCCGACACGACGCGACTCTATGTCGACCGCTGGGCGATTCAATTGGCGCAGGCCGGCGCGCCGGTGTATTGGGAGTTCACCGAAACATCGATGCGCCTGATTTATCACCTCATCCCGGCCGGCCACTTCTTCCGTGTCTCCCCCGACTCGGTGCCGCAGGTCGACGCGCGGATGATCCGTCAACAGGAGGATTTTGAACGCCAGTCGCGTTTCTTCAACGCCACCGAGGCGATCCGCCGCGACTTCGACGCGCAGCGGGTCTATGTCGCCGGCTTGTATCGCGCCGGCATCTTCTATGACACCCGCGGGCATTATGATCGCGCCCGCGAGTTGTTCCAACGGGCGTTGACGATCCACTCCGACGCCGGCGAGCGCAAGCGGCGCGGGCGTTCCTCCGGGCAGGGACTGAGCCAATCGCCACCGCCGGACAGTGTCGCCACGGATCCGGCGGCGCTTGACCGGATGTCAAAGTCCCAATAA
- the moaC gene encoding cyclic pyranopterin monophosphate synthase MoaC: protein MSERTPSHYDDAGRARMVDIGGKSPSRRTARAEGELRIGPAAAAALDQGTVPKGNPFEAARLAGIAAAKKTSDLIPLCHPLRLNVVDIDITHVPGEAVIRVAVSVSADERTGVEMEALTACSVALLVIYDMLKAIDKGMVLGPIRLIEKTGGKSDYTAPPAP, encoded by the coding sequence ATGTCTGAACGGACACCAAGCCATTACGATGACGCCGGGCGCGCCCGCATGGTCGACATCGGCGGCAAGTCGCCAAGCCGCCGCACCGCGCGCGCCGAAGGGGAGCTGCGCATCGGCCCCGCCGCCGCCGCCGCGCTTGACCAGGGAACTGTCCCGAAGGGAAACCCCTTCGAAGCGGCGCGGCTGGCCGGCATCGCCGCCGCCAAGAAGACCTCCGACCTGATCCCGCTGTGCCACCCCTTGCGGCTCAATGTCGTCGACATCGACATCACCCATGTCCCGGGCGAGGCCGTCATCCGCGTCGCCGTTTCGGTCTCAGCCGACGAACGCACCGGCGTCGAGATGGAGGCCCTGACCGCCTGCAGCGTCGCGCTGCTGGTGATCTACGACATGCTCAAAGCGATCGACAAGGGGATGGTGCTGGGTCCGATCCGACTGATCGAAAAGACCGGCGGCAAGTCCGACTACACCGCGCCGCCGGCGCCCTGA